From the Aquitalea magnusonii genome, one window contains:
- a CDS encoding cytochrome d ubiquinol oxidase subunit II, with product MNAAYWLPVIFAGLMGLAMLVYVVLDGFDLGVGLLLPLADDAGKDRMVASIGPFWDANETWLVLGAGLLLVAFPMAHGVVFGALYIPVLLMLVGLILRGVAFDFRVKARDPHRPWWNAIFAFGSLLASLAQGVMLGRYLTGFADGLLPWLFALLVGAGLSAAYALLGACWLIMKTEGSLQRQALGWARRSVPGAGLAVLLVSIVTPLANPAIAGKWFALPQLFLLLPLPLGTLALFVVQWLALPRLARRQAAGNDSYCWLPFATTVGMVLLAFWGLAYSVFPQVIPSRMDIWQAASDPEALWIMLWGALLVLPCIIGYTAFAYRVFWGKTGTLRYQ from the coding sequence ATGAACGCTGCATACTGGTTGCCGGTCATCTTCGCCGGGCTGATGGGGCTGGCCATGCTGGTGTATGTGGTGCTGGATGGCTTTGATCTGGGCGTTGGCCTGTTGTTGCCACTGGCGGACGATGCCGGCAAGGACCGCATGGTGGCCAGCATCGGCCCGTTCTGGGATGCCAACGAGACCTGGCTGGTACTGGGTGCGGGCCTGTTGCTGGTGGCTTTCCCCATGGCGCACGGTGTGGTGTTTGGTGCGCTGTATATTCCGGTACTGCTGATGCTGGTGGGGCTGATCCTGCGCGGGGTGGCCTTCGATTTTCGCGTCAAGGCGCGTGACCCGCACCGCCCATGGTGGAATGCCATCTTTGCCTTTGGCTCCTTGCTGGCCTCGCTGGCACAGGGGGTGATGCTGGGCCGCTATCTGACCGGTTTTGCCGACGGGCTGCTGCCCTGGTTGTTTGCCTTGCTGGTAGGGGCCGGGCTGAGTGCTGCCTACGCCTTGCTGGGGGCCTGCTGGCTGATCATGAAGACGGAAGGCAGCTTGCAAAGGCAGGCGCTTGGCTGGGCGCGGCGCAGTGTGCCGGGCGCGGGCCTGGCCGTGCTGCTGGTGTCCATCGTGACGCCGCTGGCCAATCCGGCCATCGCCGGCAAATGGTTTGCCCTGCCGCAGCTGTTCTTGCTGCTGCCCTTGCCGCTGGGGACGCTGGCGCTGTTCGTGGTGCAATGGCTGGCCCTGCCACGGCTGGCCCGGCGTCAGGCAGCCGGCAACGACAGCTACTGCTGGCTGCCGTTTGCCACTACCGTGGGCATGGTGCTGCTGGCTTTCTGGGGGCTGGCCTATAGTGTGTTCCCGCAGGTGATACCGAGCCGCATGGATATCTGGCAGGCCGCCAGCGACCCCGAAGCCTTGTGGATCATGCTGTGGGGCGCGCTGCTGGTACTGCCCTGCATCATCGGCTACACCGCCTTTGCCTACCGGGTGTTCTGGGGCAAGACCGGCACATTGCGTTACCAGTAG